In the Armatimonas rosea genome, AAGTACCGCCAGCAAGCGGGCGTGGCGGTCTGCTTCTTTGGCGATGGTTCCATGAACCAGGGCGCGTTCCACGAGACCCTGAACATGGCGCAGCTCTACAAGGTCCCGGTGCTGTTTGTTCTGGAGAACAACGGCTACGCCATGGGCACCAGTATCGAGCGCTCCCACGCCAACACCGACCTGACCGACCGTGTCAGCAGCTACAACATGAACCGCAAGAAGATCGATGGGCAGAACATTGTCACGGTCTACGAAGAGGTCAGCAAGATTGTCGCGGACATGAAGGCCAACCCCGCGCCGTTCTTCCTGGAGTGCGATACCTACCGCTTCCACGGACACGGTGCCGCCGACGAGGCCAAGCAGACCGTGGTCTACCGCACCAAGGCAGAGATCGAGGCCGCCAAGGCCAACCGCGACCCGATTGCGATCGCGGCGGAGATTCTTCTGGAGGCCGGGGTGATCACCGACGACGATATCGTCCGCATTCATGAGGAGGCGGTTGTCGAGGCCAAGGCCGCGATGAAGTTCTCCGACGACTCCCCGGTGCCGCCCGCCGACGAGCTGCTGAAGGACGTGTACGCATAATGGCAAAACTACGCTACATAGACGCCCTCGCGCTCGCCCTGCGTGAGGAGATGCGCCGCGACCCGAACGTGTTTCTGGTCGGGGAAGAAGTGGGGCAGTACCAGGGAACCCTGGAGCTCTCCAAGGGCTTTCTCGAAGAGTTTGGCAAGACCCGCGTGGTCGATACCCCCATCTCCGAGGTCGGAATTATCGGCCTAGGGATCGGGGCGGCGATGGCGGGACTGCGCCCGGTCTGCGAGATGATGCGCATGGACTTTGCGACGCCCGCCTACGACCAGATTGTCCAGCACGCGGCCAAGATCCGCTACATGTTTGGCGGTCAGTTCCAGGTGCCCATGGTGATCCGTGGCCCCAGTGGTGTCGGGCTCCAGCTCTCGGCGCAGCACTCCCAGGCCATCGAAGTTCTCTTTGCGCATATTCCCGGCCTGAAAGTGGTGGTGCCTGCCACCCCCGCCGATGCCAAGGGCCTCCTGCTCACCGCCATTCGCGACAACAACCCCGTGATGGTCCTAGAGTCGCTGCGCATGTACTTCATGAAGCCCGATGACCTAGAGGCGATCCAGCCGGGTCTCTCGGAGGTCCCCGACGATCCTGACTTCTCCGTGCCGCTGGGGCAGGCCAATGTGCTGCGCGAGGGGAAAGATGTCACGATCGTGGCCTACTCCTGGATGGTGATCCAGGCGCTCAAGGCTGCCAATGAGCTGGCAAAAGAGGGCATCTCTGCCGAGGTGATCGACCTGCGTACCCTCCTGCCTCTGGACATGAACACGGTGCTGGCCTCGATCAAGAAGACCCACCGCGCCGTGGTCGTGCAGGAGCAGTGGCCGCTCTACGGCTGTGCGGCGGAGATCTCCGCCCAGATCGGGGAGCGCGCCTTCTACGACCTCGACTCGCCCGTGATGCGTGTGACCGGCGCGTTTGTGCCGATGCCCTACGCCAAGAACCTGGAGAACCTCGCCTTCCCCACGGAAGTCGATATCATTGCGGCGGCAAAACGCACCCTCGGAGGCAAGTAAGATGGCAGCGATCATCATGCCCAAGATGGGCGATGCAATGGAGGCGGGCGTCATTGTCCAGTTCCTCAAAAAAGTCGGCGACACGGTCGTAGCAGACGATGCGGTGTTCGAGATCGAGACCGATAAGTCCAATGTCGAGGTGCCCGCCGGAGAAGCAGGCGTTGTCCATGCGATCCTCGCCGCCCCCGGCTCCGAGGTCAAGGTCGGTGATCCGGTCGTGATTATCGGCCAGGGCGCACCACCCGCAAATGTCGCACCACCTCCCCCCGCCGCTGAGACGGCGACCGGGGTGCCCTCTGGGCCCGGCTCCGCGAAGGGGGAGGCCCCCGCACCTGCCCCCCTTCGCGAAGCCGGAGGGGGTGGCGAGCCCCAGCGAGCCGGGGGAGGTCCCATTGTCGTGGTAACGGACCCCGCCAAGCCCTATGGCGATAGCTTTGTCGGTGGCCTCCCTGAGGGGCTCGGTGGCTCGGCATCCGTGCTGAGCGACCCCATTGAGCTGGAAGTGGCCCCCCCCGCCCCCGATAACGGGGGAGCCAGTGAGCGGGTGAAGGCCTCTCCGCTGGCCCGTGCGATTGCGGCTGCCAAGGGTGTCAACCTGGCGAGCATCAGCGCGGCAGGGACGATCACCGCGGCGGATGTGGAAGCGGCGGCGAAGGGAGCCCCCTCCGCCCCCACGAGTGGGGGAGCCATTGCCGATGAGGTCGAGGTGCAGTCCTACAATGGGATGCGCAAGACCATCGCGCGGCGCCTCACGGA is a window encoding:
- a CDS encoding thiamine pyrophosphate-dependent enzyme; amino-acid sequence: MAKGQKAALDAAKYRRFYEQMVHIREFEEECLRAFQRGGHGIGGYLHLYSGEEAIAVGIIGALDLSAGDCLIGHYRDHAYALAVGSPPGPVMAEICGKYDGCSKGKGGSMHICDAERGFYGGYGIVGGNVPIALGLGWALKYRQQAGVAVCFFGDGSMNQGAFHETLNMAQLYKVPVLFVLENNGYAMGTSIERSHANTDLTDRVSSYNMNRKKIDGQNIVTVYEEVSKIVADMKANPAPFFLECDTYRFHGHGAADEAKQTVVYRTKAEIEAAKANRDPIAIAAEILLEAGVITDDDIVRIHEEAVVEAKAAMKFSDDSPVPPADELLKDVYA
- a CDS encoding alpha-ketoacid dehydrogenase subunit beta; this translates as MAKLRYIDALALALREEMRRDPNVFLVGEEVGQYQGTLELSKGFLEEFGKTRVVDTPISEVGIIGLGIGAAMAGLRPVCEMMRMDFATPAYDQIVQHAAKIRYMFGGQFQVPMVIRGPSGVGLQLSAQHSQAIEVLFAHIPGLKVVVPATPADAKGLLLTAIRDNNPVMVLESLRMYFMKPDDLEAIQPGLSEVPDDPDFSVPLGQANVLREGKDVTIVAYSWMVIQALKAANELAKEGISAEVIDLRTLLPLDMNTVLASIKKTHRAVVVQEQWPLYGCAAEISAQIGERAFYDLDSPVMRVTGAFVPMPYAKNLENLAFPTEVDIIAAAKRTLGGK
- a CDS encoding dihydrolipoamide acetyltransferase family protein — translated: MAAIIMPKMGDAMEAGVIVQFLKKVGDTVVADDAVFEIETDKSNVEVPAGEAGVVHAILAAPGSEVKVGDPVVIIGQGAPPANVAPPPPAAETATGVPSGPGSAKGEAPAPAPLREAGGGGEPQRAGGGPIVVVTDPAKPYGDSFVGGLPEGLGGSASVLSDPIELEVAPPAPDNGGASERVKASPLARAIAAAKGVNLASISAAGTITAADVEAAAKGAPSAPTSGGAIADEVEVQSYNGMRKTIARRLTESKQQIPHFYVTVEVDMEALLSLREQVNAAGGAVKVSVNDCLLKAVSVALLAAPNVNSKFDDNKRLVSKNHHIGFGVALEDGLIVPVVRNVQALSLRQVAAASKPLIEKARAGKLQPADYTGGTFTISNLGAVAEVENFAAIVNPGEAAILAVSSTRTVAAVVNGQLVPRKRMKVTLSADHRVVDGADGAAFLGALKKAIENPLELLL